CAGCCCTGCTGCATTGAAGAGCAGCATCGCGAGGGCATAGGTTCTCCAATCCATTTCTTCGTCGGCACGCACGCCACACAGCCGATAGAACCCACGTTCAACCGGGCCGAGTATCCGGTCCACCGCGCAGGGTCGGCCCTCATAGACCAACGCCATGTACCAGCCGAGCGGCTTGACCAACGCCAGCAGTACGAGGAAGAACAATCCGATCTGACCCAGCCCGTTCGCGGTCATCAGAACCACTCCGCCTTGAGCAGGTCGACCATCAGATAGACGAGCAAGCCCAATGAGAGGAGGAGGCCGAGCAGGTACGTCATGTCCATCGAGGCGTCCTACAGCCGATCCAGCGCCGAGATCAGACAACCGGACAGAACGAAGAAGCCGACGGCCAGTGCGATCAGAAGAAGGTCCATGTGCCGCATCTCCAAAGGCAATCGCCGATGGTGTCACCCTATCAAATCGGGCGTAAAAACGGCGTCAATTTATTGACACCACATCCCCCCCGCCCAGCCGCATCGGTTCACGGCGAATCAAAGGTCCAGATCGCCCCGACGATCAGCATATGTTGAGCCGGAGTCAGGCCGATGACACCCGGCGCAATTTCGTTCCCCTTGAAGAACCCCCCACCCGCGCCGGTGGACTCGTCATAGCGATATTCGACCCGCAGGATCGTGTTCATCCATCGATACGGGAGCTTGTATTCCGCGGTCGTCGTGACCGCCCGAATGAACTGCTCGAAACCCGTCATAACGCCGTTCCGATCCCAGTAGACTTCCGGACGGACGGCGACCGCCCACGGCCCGGCAATGTGCCATCGGGCGGACAGCGAAGCGCCCGTATAAAATTGCCGGGGATTCCCCGGCGCGGTCGCACTCTTCTGCGTCCCTATCTGATAATCCAAGGCAACCGTGGCATCCTCGCCCTTCCATTCGACAATACTGTCCGCGAACAGGCGCCAAAACTCCACGGATGTGTCGGCTTGGTCAGGCCCGTAATACACCGTTTCCTTCCATGTCCATTGCGTCGTGGGCTTATACGCCACCTGCGCGCCGTAGCTGGGAAGGCTGTTCGCATTCTGCAGGTGAAAATAGTCATTGATCACGAAGACGGCGCCGGCCCATTGATCATTAAAGGAATATTGGGCATTGGCGCCCATCATCAGGTAGGGAGAATAGTCGGCGATCCAGGCGCGCGTGTAGTTGAAATTATTCTTCGCGTAGAGTGATTCGTAGCCGATAAGACTGTTAAAGATCCCCCCTTGCAGGACCAAGCCGTTTCCGACCGGAGCCAGATAGGACACATTGGCTAGCCCCAAGTGCCGCAACGCATCGGAATGGTCCAACTTGGGCAGGTTGACCCCAAATCCGAAGTCCTTCGCATCCTGTCCTCCCTGGGCCAAGAGCTCCATCCCCCAGCGGGATTGGACCGTCGCATCCTTGCGGATGTAAACGGCTCCCATATTGAGATCCAGCTCATTGACCCGCGTCGTCGTGCTGCGATTGCGAAACAAATGATTCTCCGGATAATTGAAGTTCAGGAGATACCCCAGATCCACAAACCCGCCGTAGTGCCACAACGGCGAAACCGCAAGATCCTGCTGCGGCAACCCGCCCTGCTTAGACGGCTCTTCCATGGCGCCGTTTTGCTGCCGTCGCTGATCGTTTGAGAGTGGGCCCAGGATTTCCTCACCCAAGACCGGCGTCACCACGATCCACATCGTCAGCACCATGATCCACCTAATAAGCTGCAAAACCCTCCGTTCCATGTAAGTAAGTCGCCGCTCCCTTCCTGACACCCTATCGCCGGATCAAGCCGCTCGTGATCCCTGAAGTCTCTTGGCTGATATCGTCTTCCCGGGGCTTGGCCGGCTCCGTTCGCCCTGCCGATCGTCCGCTCCCAAGATCGTGACGTGCAGAATCCACAGCAGTCCGGCCATACCCAGCAGTGGACCCAATGCTATCCACGTCATCATGCTCCCCCGTGGGACCGCCCATTGGCCGAGTGAGCTGTTGGTCCCACGTGTCATTTCGCTCATGACTCTACCAAGCGAGATGTCAGAACAGTGTTAATACGGATGCTACCCGCATAAAAACGGCATAAGAATATGTCGTCCCCGCGCAGTCCCCTCGCCGTATATGAATGAAAGAATGGCCGGTGGAACGGGTGAGGCGTCGTCAGAGGAAGGTATCGCGATCAGGAAACGGATGTGTCGTCGCTTCTGCTTCGGGACCACCAGTGCCATCCGAGCCAGCCCCAAGACGCGACCATCCCGACCCAGCCCACCAGAGCCACTCGCTGTGCAATCAGTTGGTCGGACATAAGCAGGCCCCAGCGCGCAAGAATCTCGGCCCAGTCATGTGCTCCACCGCCGGCCAGAGGCAGGACCTGCTCGCGTGCATCGGCCACGTACCTCGCGATGTTCACGAAGTTTTCAAAAAACCAGACGCCTGCGATTGCACAGGCCACCGTATCCCGCTGCCGCCAAACAGCCATCCACACGATCGCCGGCATGGCAAGCTGCCCCATGGTGCCTCCGTACAGTTCCAGCGTCGAACCCAACAGACCGAAGATCACGTGTCCCGCTTCATGGAAGACAAGATTGACATGGTCGAGAAAGAGAAATCCGTCCTCATCGGCCTTGAGAAAGAAGAAGAACCAGGCCAGGACGATGGAGCCTGTCACCATCTGCCAGTTAGGGACAGGTTTCCATGGAGTGCGGCTGATTCGAAGGGCGCAGGCGAGGATATCGCGGATGGTCGCCACAAACTTACGAGATCATTTGCCCAGCACGCACCAGAGCCGGCGCATGCCGGATTTCTGATCGGTCACGGCCTGGCCGGTAAGAAAACTCTGCTGCCAGGCCACGATGTCGTCCGTCGGGTGGGGCGTGGAGGTCCAGTAGATCTCCGAACGAATGCCGATGAATGGATGATCCGGGGGGAGCGACGGATCGTTCTGATCGGGGTCGACCAAGGTCTTGATTTCCTCGATCGTCGGAGGCCGCCAACCCTTCTGGCCGCCGACTTCTTTCGTGGCGCAGCGTTCGAGAGAGCGGCTCCAGATGTCATGTTCCCGGTCCGGTTCCCGTTCCCAGATCAGGCCGGTTTTCGTATCGCGGACCGCTTCGCCGTTGAACTCCAGCACGAACCGCTCGGCGCCCCGGGCTGGGTCGGTCCCGCTCAACAGAACGGCGGCGAGCAGGACGACCGACATTACTCTGCCACGCTTTAATTCCAATCTCGCCATCATACGACCTCTCGTGACAATCAATGCACCGAAAACGGAACCGGCGCGAAGGTGAGGATGAAAATCGCCAGCGCGAGCCAGCCAATGACGGTTCTGGTCACGCCCAGCTCATCCGACGGATCAAGCACAGGAGGATGGGATAACCCCAACAGCCCCGCCATGCCGACCCACAGGAACCAACCGGGCCAGCCCTGAAATCCCAGCACGATCAAGATCGGCACCGCCACCATCGCAATCGTGCGCTGTTTCTTTCCCCACAGGGCATAGGCGACGTGCCCGCCGTCGAGTTGCCCGATCGGGATCAAATTGAGCGAGGTCACGAAGAGGCCGAACCAGGCGGCGAATCCCACCGGATGCAAGATCACATCGGCCCGGGGCGGAATGTCGCCGATAATGAGGGACGACATGAATTGCAGGAGCAGCGGCTCGCCGAGATGCAGGCCAAATGTCTCATCGACCGTCACCACCTTCGACCATTTGAGTCCGATCGCCAACATGACCAGCGCCACGAGGAACCCGGCGATCGGGCCGGCCACGCCGATGTCGAAGAGCGCCTTGCGGTTCAAGATCGGCTTCATGCGGATGATCGCGCCGAAGGTGCCGATGAAATGCGGCGGCCCTGGAATAAACAGCGGCAGGGTCGCGGGAACCCTATGAATGCGAGAAAACAGGTAGTGGCCGAACTCGTGGGTTACTAAAATACCGAGCAGGGTCGCGGCAAAAGGAATCCCTTTCCACAGGGCGCTCGGGTCCTGTTTGAGAAACTGCCAAGGTCCTTGAAACGGATTGCTGTTGGTTTGGTAGGCGCCGGCCCACAGGGTCGTGAAGACCGTCAGAGCGAACAGGCCGAGGGGCAGGAGCAATCTCGTTCGCGAAGGCTCCTCTTCCTCTTCGTCATCCTCCACCGCCGTACCGGCAGCGGCCGGTTCGATGGTCCGCCAGCCATTGGGATCGCGGAACAGTGACCCGTTCGAGAGGGGATCCTGAGGCTCCGGTCTCGATTCCGGCTCCATGGCAACGCATCACGTCCCTCCGGCGAAGGGATTCTGCGCACGCTCCTCCCGAACCGTCGTCGCCGGCCCGTGTCCGGGAAACAGCACCGTCTCCGTCGCTAACGTTAACACGCGCCGTCGCACCGATTCCAGGTGGGTATCGTAGAGGGTGGCGGGGTTGGACCGGCCGATCGAGCCGGCAAACAACGTGTCTCCCACGAAACAGATCGGCTGGCCTCGATGGGTCAGTTTGTAGCAGAGACCGCCCGGTGTATGGCCCGGCGTGGTCAGACATTCGATCGTCAGGTCGCCGACGCGGATCGTCTTGCCGTCGAACGGCGTCACCAGCAGGTTTCGGGGCGGAGACCATTCCAACAACGGCTCGTCGCCGGTCCCCAGATAGACCGGCACCGGCCACTTCGCCAGAATCTGATCAATCCCTCCCGCATGGTCCACATGACCGTGGGTGAGACAGATGCCGACCAGTTTCAACCGACGCCGCTCCAGAAACGCCAACATCGCCGGCGCATTGTACCCGGTATCGATCAGCACCGCCTCGCCGCCGTTGTGAACGATGTATCCCTTCACCTCGTATCCGCCGATGTCGCCGCGAATGGTTTCCACCTGCATCAGCGGCGGAGTGGGCAACGGGCGCCATTGCTGGAGAGCGATTTGCCTGAGCTGGTCCGGGCGCAGCTTCAAGGCCCGCGCAATCGCGCCGACTTCTTCCACATGTTGCTCGGGCTTGCCGGTTTTCAGGGCATGCAATTCGGCTAGGGAGATGTCGCTCTTGTGCGCGAGCTGCACCTCGCTCAAGCCCTGGCCGACCCGGGCCTTGCTGACAATATCCCACCACTCGTCTTCAAGCGTCATATGCCGGCCTCTTGCCTGGCTGCATAAGTTCGTTGCGCCAGGCCGCAACCATCGCCGCATCGATATCGACCAGGATCACGTTTTGAAGCGATCGCGGGGACACCAACCGGATCGCCCGGATCATGTGCCGGGCCGCGTCCTCCGGCTCGACTCCTCCCACGCCGGTGCCCATGCCGGGAATCGCGATCGAGACGAACCCCTTTTCGTCCGCCAGATCCAGCGCCGCCTTGGTCGCACGCGAGACGTTCTCGGCCGGGATGCGCATGCCCGGCTCCGGCATGGTCGGCGCATGGATGATGCCCTTGAAGAGGGTCTTGCCGCCGGACGTGAGCACGGCCCGTCCGACCGCGATCGGCGCCTGCTTCACGGCCTCCTGTTCGACCTCGATGCCCGCGGCCCGTTTGATCACTCCCGCGACCCCGCCGCCCATGAAGCCATGGCTGTTGGCCGCGTTGACGATGACCTCGGCATTCGCGTCCAAGATGCTGCCTTGGATCACGGTGATGTGCAGGCTCATGGTACGACGATCCTTGTACGGGCGAAGCGGTGGCGTCAGCTCAGGCTCCCGATGATCCGCCGGTACTCCTCTTCGGAGTAGGCCTTCAGCGTCGTCGAACGGACATTGCCGAGCGAGCCCAACTTCAACGCAAAACTCGCCAGCTTGTCGTTGTTCGACATCTCGACGATGAGGACCAGGTCGTAGGCCCCCAGCGTCATGAAGAAGGATTTGACCTCTCCGCCCATGTCCTTCGCGAGTTTTTTTACCGCGTCCAGCCGCTTCGGCGAATCCTTGACGTTCTTGATGCCTTGATCCGTCCAGTTGAGGAGCATGACATAGGTCACCATGACATCCCTCCATACCAAGCTTCGCTTGAACCCGTGGCTCTTTTGAGTTTTATCGTTACTTTGCCACGGGAGAGACACCTCAAGGGATTCTTCTCCCTATTATTCATACCAAGCTATGCTTGAGCCGCCGGCTATTCAGGCGCAGCCTCTCTTGATTGTCGCCGGCGGAGAAGCACCTCAAGGGATTCGTGTCGATTGTCTTCTTGCCAAAGGACGCAGACCGGAACTCAGGGGAATCTAGTCTCACACAAGAGAGGCGGGAGAGTCCACGGGGCTCTTAAGGATGAGATTCTTCACCAAGATATGGTTGCAATTGCGGAGGGGGGCAAGCCATGAAAATCAAACGGCTGAAAGTGGGAGTTCGCCCATTAGAAGAGGGATTGCAGGAGTTCCGTGCGACGCTCAAGGCCCTTCAGGCTGGCAAGACCGTGCCCAAGCGAACGGGGGTCTATTTTGTCAGCGTGGAAGCCATGCGACAGGTGCTTACCCCGTCACGCTTGACCTTGCTTCACCTGATCAGGTCTCGCCGTCCTTCCTTGAGGGTCAGGCGCAAACTTTCGATCAGCGCTTCTCGCGTCTGCTCCTGGCAGTTCACACCGGGGACTTCCTCAATCCAGCCGATCCACCATCCTGCATCTTGCTTGATCACTGCGGTGTAATTCTGTCCCATTGCATATCCTCTTGTCTGCTGTTAGCCCAACTCCTCGCTTTCCTCTTCCGGGACACGCGGGCTGGTCTTCCCCCTGCGCGCATCGAGCAACCATCAAATTAATCCCTCAAAGCTTGCTCGTTGCTTCTTTTCCCGGAAGGGCACTCGTGCTGGTCCCACTGCGGCCATCGAGCGAGCGTGCTTCATAGCGCGCGGGCTCTGGGAGCAAGGGATCGGCACGAGTCGCCCTTCCATCACTTCCGATCGTGCGGGCTCTGCGAGCACCGGAAGAACTGCCCGCGGGCCCGCCCATTTACCCCTCCGGAGGCAGCTTGATCTCCCTCACGTCCCCGAATCCCGCCAGCGCCTTGGAAAGGGCTGCCGGCGATCCCACGGCCAAGACTTTCAACCGCTCGGGATGCAGGTGCGTCTGCGCGGCGCGGAGCAGATCCTCTTTGGTCAGCTTGACGACCTTGTCGCGAAGTTGCTGGAGCCAGTCCTTGGGAAGGCCGTCATATTCCAGATCCACCTGCCGGGCGACGATGCTGGCGCTGCTGGCGAACGAGAACACGAACGAGTTGACGAAGGACTCCTTGGCCTCTTCCAACTCCTCGGCCGTCACGGGCTCCCGGCGCATCCGTTCCACGTGATCCACGAACCGGCCGATCACCTCCTGCGCGGAGGCCAATTTGGTTTCCGCGCGCATGTACCAGAGCCCCTGTTCGTAGACGTTGGCCTGCAACCGGCTGCCGACGGAATAGGCCAATCCACGATTGGTCCGCACGTCTTTAAACAACCGGCTGCGGAACCCTGACCCGCCCAGGATATCGTTCACGATGGCGAGCGCCGGATAGTCCGGATGGGTTTCCTTGATCGTCAACGAGCCGGCCCGCAGGTGGGCCTGCGAGGTTTCCTTTCCCACATAGTGCACCAGCATCTTCGATTGGTTTGTCGATGCCGGCTGAACCGGCGGCAAGGTCAAGGTCGGCACATCCCCCTTCGCCCAATCGCCGAAGGTCTCCCGCAGCAGCGCGAGCAGCTCCTGCTTGTCGAAATCCCCGCTGACGCCGACGATCAACCCGTTGGGATGGATCGTCCGCCGATGAAACTCCGCCAGGTCGTCACGCGTGATTTTAGTCACCGATTCGACCGTGCTCTCGCGCGCATAGGGATGCGTCGGGCCGTACATGAGCTTGGCGAACTCGCGCGCGGCGATCGAGCCGGGCTGATCCTGCCGGCGTCGGATTCCCTCGATCGCTTGCAGCTTCGCCAACTCGACCCGTTCGGACTCAAACGCCGGCGTCCGCAGCAGGTCCGCAAAGATCCGCAGGCCGGTGCGGAGGTCCTTCTTCAACACATCGAGGGTGGCCGAGCCCGATTCCTCCCCGATGCTAAAGGAAATGCCGGCGGCGATCCGTTCCAGCTCCTCATCCACCTGCTTGGCCGACATCTTGGCGGATCCGCCGGTCCGCATCAGGTTGCCGGTCAACCCGGCCAGGCCGGTCTTCTCGGCGGGATCGAGCCATGAGCCGGTCCGCATCATGGCCGAGACGGTCACGAGTGGCAGCTCGTGGTCCTCCAGCAGAAACACGACCAGGCCGTTGTCCAGCACCAACCGTTCGACATCGGGCGGCGTGAAGGTCACCGGCTCGAACTTCATCTGGCGTGGATCGGGCAACGAGGCGGTCTCCCCCGCCGCGTGACTCAACGGCAGCATGGCCATCAGGCCGAAGAGGAGGACGATCCGCACGAGCAGCCGGGGTCCTGCGTCAATGGGCCTTCCGATCCTGCGGCTCATGGTCTGACCTCCGTCTCCTTCACCGGCTTTGTCCTGGCCATCGCGTTCGCGGCCGGGACCTTGACCAAGGTGGCGACCGTGCGATTGTTCTTGGTGAAGTAGGTGTTCGCCACCCGTTGGATGTCCTCCGGGGTCACCGAGGCGATCCGGTCCCGCCCCTTCACGAGGTATCGCCAATCGCCCGTGACCGTCTGGTAATAGGCAAGCGACCCGGCCAGCCCGCTGCTCGACCGCAACGATCGGAGGAGATAGGCATCCAGATTGTTGAGCACCTTCTCCAATTCACTCTTTGAGACCAGCTCGGTCTTCAGCCGCTCCAACTCGGCATAGATCGCCGCCTCGACCTCGGCCGTCGTATGGGGCGCCCGCGGGACCGCACTGATCGCAAACAGGTTCGGAAACTGCGCGCCGGGGAACGTCGTATCGCTGTCCACCGACACCGCGAGCTTCTTCTCCCGCACCAACCGCTCATAGAGCCGGGAGGTGACGCCGTCGGAAAGCACCGCCTCGATCACGTCGAACACATAGTCGTCGGGATGGCCGATGGCCGGCTTGTGATAGCCGATCAGCACGACCGGCTCCGCATCGAACTCCACCTCCACCCGCCGCTCGCCCCGCTGAACCGGTTCGACCGTCACGACGGACGGCGGCACCGGCCCCCGTGGTATCTTGCCGAACGTCCGCTCCACCAGGTCGATGACCTCGGGCGGGTTGATGTCGCCCACGATCGCGATCACGGCGTTGTTCGGCGCATAATAGCGCCTGAAAAAGTCCTCCGTCACGGCAGGCGTGAGGGTTTGAATGTCCGAGCCCCAGCCGATGGTCGGCGCGTGGTAGGGATGCGCATGAAAAGCCGTGGCCGAAAAGGCCTCGTACAGGAGGCCGGCCGGGCTGTCGTCGGTCCTGAGCCGCCGCTCTTCCATGACCACGGCGCGCTCTTTATAGAATTCCCGCATCACGGGATGGGCCATGCGGTCGGCTTCGATCGCGGCCCAGAGGGGCAGGCGGTTGGACGGCAGGCTGACCACGTAGCGCGTGACATCCTTCCCGGTCGAGGCATTCATCCCGACGCCCCCGTGCCGCTGGTAGAGCAACGGGATCTCATTCTCGACGACGTAGGCCCCGGCCTTCTCTTGAAGCTGCGCAAAGCGCGCTTCCAACTCGGCCACCTTCGCCTGCAGCGACGGTTCTTCCGGCGCGCCTTTGTCCTTCAGCGCGGCGACCTCCCGGCGCGCCTGCTCCAGCTCGGCGTTCAGACGGTCCAACTCATCCAACAACGGGCGCTCCTGCTCGTAGTTCGTCGTCCCGAGGCGGCGCGTCCCCTTGAAGGCCATGTGTTCATACAGATGCGCCACGCCGGTCTGGCCGGTCAGCTCGTTGACGCCGCCGACGCCGAATGTCACGTTGATGGACACGACCGGCGCATGGTGCCGCTCGACCATGAGCAGCGTGAGGCCGTTCGCCAGCCGATGTTCGATCACGCGGTCGATCAGGCCGGTCGAGGCAAAAACAAGGTCGAGGTTGAGGTTAAGGGTGAGCAAAAGGCCGAGGCATGTGATCACAATCCGGCCGGTTGTCCGTCTCACATGTTGCCTCGACCTTAGCCTCAGCCTGCATCTTGAGTGTTGTGTCATTCGAAAATCTCCATCAGTTCTTCCGGCCGTTCGATAAACCAATCCGGACGGCAGGCCTGCATCCGTTCTCGGTTGCCCATGCCGTAGCCGACCGCGCAGACACGAATTCCCGCATTGTGTCCGCCGTTGATGTCATTGGTGCTGTCTCCGATCAAGACGGCCTGCTCCCTGTCCACGCCCAACTGATCGAGGATGTGGAGCAACATGCCAGGCTCGGGCTTGAGCCCGAAGCCATTGTCGCCCCCGACGATGTAATCGAAGTGGTGGTCGCCCAGCCCCTTAAGAATCACCTTGGTGTACTCCAGCGCCTTGTTCGTCGCGACCGCCTTCGATTTCCGCGCGAAATGCGTCAGCACGGGCTCGACGCCGGGATAGAACCTCGTCCGATCCAGGCAATGTGCCAGATAATGGACGCGAAAGACTCGCAGCGCCTCCGCGTAGCGGATCTCGTCCATCTCGCCGACCGCGAGCCGCAGCAGGCGCTTGACCCCGTCCCCGACGAATCCAAAGATCTCCTCCTGCGGCCGTTCGGGCAAGCCGAGATCCCGCAGGGTCAGGTTGACGGCGTCCGCGATATCCCACTTGGATTCGACCAACGTGCCGTCGAGGTCAAAGATCAACAGCTTGACGGGAACGCGCATGGTTATTTGGCCTTCCGGATCGCCTCTCGGAGCGCATCCAATTGTTCTCGTTTGGCCAAGTCCGTTTCATCGAGCCAGGCCTGCCGGACGTGGTTGATCATCCGCTTGTGGCCGATGTGCGGCGGCAGCACGGGCTCGACGATACGCCAGCGATTCCGCACGGCCTTGACCCGCACCCGGACCACCTCCGGCCCCGGCTCCGGGATGAAAATTGCTTTCTCATAGTACACCAAGCCGAGCACCTTGAACTCCACCGGGATCACCACCTCCAGATTGTTCACGATCTCCCATTGGCTCGTTTCGTTGATGACCTTGAAGTCCTCGATGACGACGGCATGGCCCCAGACCGGCTCGTCCTTCCAGGCCACATAGGGAGCCACCGTTTCGTACGAGAGGGATTCCAACCGGGCGCCTTTCGAATCGAGCGTGAAATAGCGCTTCAGGATCTCCGTTGGATCATGCGTGAGGCCGCCCGACTGCGCTTGTACTTCCGCCACCATCAACAAGGACATCGATAGAGCCAGCAGGAGCTGCCACGCCCGCAGGATTCGTTTCCTCCTGTCTTCCAAATGTCGAGCCTGCGACAGGACATGAGGCGACCTTGCCGCCGAACCTGTCCACTCGCCGGGGAGGAAAGCGGGAACCGGGTACCCGCCTGGCGGGTGGGGAGTCCGCGAGGGAATTCCCGAAGGCTTCCCCCTGGCGGATACGAGCATCTGGTCCCTCGGCGGCGCTGGAGCCTCGATCCGGCCACAGGCGCGTCTCATCCCACCTCGTGCAGCTTCATCAAATTCGTTCCCCCCGGCCATCCGATCCTCGTCCCGGACAGGATCACGATGCGCTGGCCAGCCTTCGCCAACCCCTCGGCCTTCAGGCGGCGCTCGGCCTCGGTGATGCGTTCGTCGGTTTGCGCGATCTGGGCCATCGTGTGGGGCAGTACCCCCCAGTAGAGCGCCATCCGCTGCCGGACCGACTCAAACGGCGTGAACGCGATGATCGGAGCGGCCGGGCGCTGCTTCGACATGAGCCGCGCCGTCATGCCCTTCTCGCTGAAGACCACGATCGCGCCGGCGCCGATCGCCGCGGCGGCCGTGGAGGCCGAGGTGGAAATGGCTTCGGGAAAGGACATGCGGCCCTGGTCCGGCTGGGCGCGTCGCACGAACTTCGGCCCGGTCTCCACTTCCGCCGCCTGTACGATACGATCCATCACCTGCACGGCCTCGACCGGATAGTGCCCGATCGCCGTTTCGGCCGAGAGCATCACCGCGTCCGTCCCGTCGAAGACCGCATTCGCCACGTCCGAGGCCTCGGCCCTGGTCGGCCTCGGGCTCCGCGTCATCGACTCCAACATCTGCGTGGCCGTGATGACGAGCCGGCGGCGACGGTTGGCCTGGCTGATGATGCGCTTTTGCAGGACCGGGACGACTTCGGGCCCCATCTCGACCCCCAGGTCGCCTCGGGCGATCATGACCCCGTCCGCCTCCTCCAGGATCGCATCGAGCTTTTCCACGGCTTCGGCCCGTTCGATCTTGGCGATGATCGGCTGATCCCCGCCGCAGTCCTTCAGCAGCTTGCGGGCCTCCACGATATCGGCCGGGCCCCGCACGAACGACAGCGCGAGGTAATCTACGCCTTGCCGCACCCCGAATCGAATGTGCTCCCGATCCCGGTCGGTGAGCGTCGGCGCGCTGATGGCGGTGCCCGGAAGATTCATTCCTTTGTTGGAGCGCACCAGCCCCGGCGTGACCACCGTGCAGAGCACATCGGACGCTTCAATCGTCACCACGCGCAGCTCGATCAGCCCGTCGTCGATGAGAATCCGCGCGCCCGGCTTCACATCCCGGCTCAGGTGGGGATAGGTCACCGGCATCTCCGTCTCGGAGACGGTTCGGCCCGCGTGATAGCCATGTTGCCCGCCGGAGCGCAGGGCCGAGCCCACTAACCGTACCCGCTGGCCAGGCTGAAGGTGAATCCCCTCCGGAGCCAGCAGGCCCAGCCTGATGCGCGGCCCTTGCAGATCTTGAAGAATGGCGATCGCCCGTGCCCGCCGGTCGGCCGCCTGCCGGATCAGATCGATGGTCTTGGCATGTTCGTCGAGCGTGCCGTGCGAGAAGTTCAGCCGCGCCACGTCCATTCCGCAGTCGAGCAACTGTTGCAGGCTGTCGAGCGAGCGGCTCGCCGGACCGATCGTGCAGACGATTTTGGCTTTTCGCATGAGATTGAAGAGCCGGCCTAGCCGGGCGGGCGAGAGCTCTTGACGTTCGCGGAGATTGTAACAGAGGGGTCCGGGGGTCGCAATGAAAGCACGGCGGAGCGCGTCCTCGGTTTATTGTGCCGGTTCGCAGAGAAGTGTTACGGTGTTCCCGGCCATGCGGACGATAGAACCACGCAGCTATCTCGCGAGGGCGGCGCTGCTCCGATCGAGCTTGGCGGCGATTCTGTTGATCGCCGGATGGGACGTTGATCACGCGCGCGCTGTCCCGCCGCTTTCGGAACAACAGACATCGGTTGAGGTTGCCGCTTCGCCCGCTGATCGATCCGTTCTGGCTGATCCGCTGGATCGCGCCGCGGATGGCACCGGCACACATGTCGATGTTGCTCCAGAGTCTGAAAGCGACCGGCGCGTGGAGGGAGTGCCGGCCACGGCCTACGAAGTCTTGGCGGCGATTCAGCGGAACAGCGGGAAGCCGCCGCCCGGCTATGTCGGAGGCCGGACATT
The DNA window shown above is from Nitrospira tepida and carries:
- a CDS encoding ribonuclease domain-containing protein translates to MRTIEPRSYLARAALLRSSLAAILLIAGWDVDHARAVPPLSEQQTSVEVAASPADRSVLADPLDRAADGTGTHVDVAPESESDRRVEGVPATAYEVLAAIQRNSGKPPPGYVGGRTFMNRERRLPSGRYREYDIYPLVPGRNRGAERIVVDQRSGKAYYTSDHYRTFIPMN
- a CDS encoding insulinase family protein, producing the protein MRRTTGRIVITCLGLLLTLNLNLDLVFASTGLIDRVIEHRLANGLTLLMVERHHAPVVSINVTFGVGGVNELTGQTGVAHLYEHMAFKGTRRLGTTNYEQERPLLDELDRLNAELEQARREVAALKDKGAPEEPSLQAKVAELEARFAQLQEKAGAYVVENEIPLLYQRHGGVGMNASTGKDVTRYVVSLPSNRLPLWAAIEADRMAHPVMREFYKERAVVMEERRLRTDDSPAGLLYEAFSATAFHAHPYHAPTIGWGSDIQTLTPAVTEDFFRRYYAPNNAVIAIVGDINPPEVIDLVERTFGKIPRGPVPPSVVTVEPVQRGERRVEVEFDAEPVVLIGYHKPAIGHPDDYVFDVIEAVLSDGVTSRLYERLVREKKLAVSVDSDTTFPGAQFPNLFAISAVPRAPHTTAEVEAAIYAELERLKTELVSKSELEKVLNNLDAYLLRSLRSSSGLAGSLAYYQTVTGDWRYLVKGRDRIASVTPEDIQRVANTYFTKNNRTVATLVKVPAANAMARTKPVKETEVRP
- a CDS encoding HAD family hydrolase, whose amino-acid sequence is MRVPVKLLIFDLDGTLVESKWDIADAVNLTLRDLGLPERPQEEIFGFVGDGVKRLLRLAVGEMDEIRYAEALRVFRVHYLAHCLDRTRFYPGVEPVLTHFARKSKAVATNKALEYTKVILKGLGDHHFDYIVGGDNGFGLKPEPGMLLHILDQLGVDREQAVLIGDSTNDINGGHNAGIRVCAVGYGMGNRERMQACRPDWFIERPEELMEIFE
- the pyk gene encoding pyruvate kinase, producing the protein MRKAKIVCTIGPASRSLDSLQQLLDCGMDVARLNFSHGTLDEHAKTIDLIRQAADRRARAIAILQDLQGPRIRLGLLAPEGIHLQPGQRVRLVGSALRSGGQHGYHAGRTVSETEMPVTYPHLSRDVKPGARILIDDGLIELRVVTIEASDVLCTVVTPGLVRSNKGMNLPGTAISAPTLTDRDREHIRFGVRQGVDYLALSFVRGPADIVEARKLLKDCGGDQPIIAKIERAEAVEKLDAILEEADGVMIARGDLGVEMGPEVVPVLQKRIISQANRRRRLVITATQMLESMTRSPRPTRAEASDVANAVFDGTDAVMLSAETAIGHYPVEAVQVMDRIVQAAEVETGPKFVRRAQPDQGRMSFPEAISTSASTAAAAIGAGAIVVFSEKGMTARLMSKQRPAAPIIAFTPFESVRQRMALYWGVLPHTMAQIAQTDERITEAERRLKAEGLAKAGQRIVILSGTRIGWPGGTNLMKLHEVG